From Actinoplanes oblitus, a single genomic window includes:
- a CDS encoding YlbL family protein, with protein MRRRGVTVILGALITALLAAGVMIAPLPYVVLKPGPTVNTLGSSQGTEVIQVTGTKTSSSAGQLRLTTVNVQSQVELVAAVQGWLSHEDAVVPRELIYPPDRSEKQVQEQNAQEWKQSQSSAETVALRELGYPVQTYVRKVTPGGAAAGRLRADDVVTSVDGTAVTGPTQLTELVRAQPVGSALTVGYTRDGKPGTVEVTTKAGEDGKTPRLGIEIDTKQPHPFTIKIDLDKIGGPSAGLMFTLGIIDKVRDEDLTGGKVIAGTGTMDDDGNVGPIGGIPQKLAGASEAGAKLFLVPKDNCAEALRNAVSGLPMAKVATVDDALTALKTFTSGGTPTPCTAK; from the coding sequence ATGAGACGACGCGGTGTCACCGTCATCCTGGGCGCCCTGATAACCGCCCTGCTGGCGGCCGGTGTCATGATCGCCCCGTTGCCCTACGTGGTGCTCAAGCCCGGCCCGACGGTGAACACCCTCGGCTCCTCCCAGGGCACCGAGGTGATCCAGGTGACCGGGACCAAGACCTCGTCCTCGGCCGGTCAGTTGCGGCTCACCACGGTGAACGTGCAGTCGCAGGTGGAGCTGGTGGCGGCGGTGCAGGGCTGGCTGAGCCACGAGGACGCGGTCGTCCCGCGCGAGCTCATCTATCCGCCGGACCGCAGCGAGAAGCAGGTCCAGGAGCAGAACGCGCAGGAGTGGAAGCAGTCACAGAGCAGCGCCGAGACGGTGGCGCTGCGCGAGCTGGGTTACCCGGTGCAGACCTACGTGCGCAAGGTCACCCCCGGCGGTGCCGCGGCCGGCCGGCTCCGGGCGGACGACGTGGTCACCTCGGTGGACGGCACGGCGGTGACCGGGCCGACCCAGCTCACCGAGCTGGTCCGGGCGCAGCCGGTGGGCAGCGCGCTGACCGTGGGCTACACCCGCGACGGCAAGCCGGGCACCGTCGAGGTCACCACCAAGGCGGGCGAGGACGGCAAGACCCCGCGCCTGGGCATCGAGATCGACACCAAGCAGCCGCACCCGTTCACCATCAAGATCGACCTTGACAAGATCGGCGGCCCCAGCGCCGGGCTGATGTTCACCCTGGGCATCATCGACAAGGTCCGCGACGAGGACCTGACCGGCGGCAAGGTCATCGCCGGCACCGGCACCATGGACGACGACGGCAACGTCGGCCCGATCGGTGGCATCCCGCAGAAACTGGCCGGCGCGAGCGAGGCCGGCGCGAAACTCTTCCTGGTTCCGAAAGACAACTGCGCGGAAGCGCTGCGCAACGCGGTGAGCGGCCTGCCGATGGCGAAGGTGGCCACCGTGGACGACGCGCTCACCGCTCTCAAGACGTTCACGTCCGGTGGCACCCCGACGCCCTGCACGGCGAAGTGA
- a CDS encoding MarR family winged helix-turn-helix transcriptional regulator: MEPEVVLVERWQSLLTCYNEVACHLERALQDTHGLTLSEYETLDRLTTQECDKRRMQDLADTMYLSQSALSRTVSRLVKEGLAERTHCEVDRRGVFVAITTAGRARWAEARKTQLAVLAEHLSPANA; this comes from the coding sequence ATGGAGCCGGAAGTAGTTCTCGTCGAGCGCTGGCAATCGCTCCTGACCTGCTACAACGAGGTCGCGTGCCACCTGGAGCGGGCCCTGCAGGACACCCATGGCCTCACCCTGAGTGAGTACGAGACGCTGGACCGTCTCACCACCCAAGAGTGTGACAAGCGCCGCATGCAGGACCTTGCCGACACCATGTATCTGAGCCAGAGCGCCCTGTCCCGCACGGTGAGCCGCCTGGTGAAAGAGGGGCTCGCCGAGCGCACGCACTGCGAGGTCGACCGCCGCGGCGTCTTCGTGGCGATCACCACAGCGGGCCGTGCGCGGTGGGCCGAGGCGCGCAAGACCCAGCTGGCCGTACTGGCCGAGCACCTTTCCCCGGCTAACGCCTGA
- a CDS encoding UPF0182 family membrane protein, with protein MSRRGRVTVGVLVGVFILFTLLGWGIDAYTDYLWFSEVAKTSVFSGVLLTRLTLFLVIGAVMALIVGGNLYLAYRLRPLLRPHSAEQATLERYRMVLAPRLGLWITVLSVIIGFFAGLSAQGRWGDWMLFRNAQPFGQKDPQFNVDIGFYIFDYPLLRYLLGVGFTAVVLSVLGALAVHYIFGGVRLQGVGDRMTTAARAHLTSLVAVFVLLKAVAYVLDQRALLLEQHVSPGLYGAGYTDVHALLPAKEILAYISIVVAVAIIVFSNAVMRNLVWPGVSLALLAISAVAIGGIYPLAVQNFQVKPSLSDKERPYIQRSIEATRAAFGLTDTEVNEYKPTNTNPPADLPQDSSAQNVRLIDPQLVSQAFTQSQQSRGFYDFGEKLDVDRYTIDGKAQDYVVGAREINDEKLSAQQRNWLNRHTVYTHGYGLVAAPANKVCGGTGLPYFVSGFLGESQTNTCSAPSDELEADQPRIYFGEQSTEYAIVGQADKNKNVEFDRPQEQNTDASVNYTYDGTGGVPIGSFFRRMVFAIKNTESNFLLSDAVNEKSRLMYIRTPRERVEKVAPFLTIDGDPYPAVINGRITWILDGYTTAQTYPYAQKINLATETRDELTGTGSFALARDDVNYMRNSVKATVDAYDGTVKLYQFDDQDPVLKAWNQAFGGDLVIPKSEIPAELAAHFRYPADLFKVQRNLLTKFHVTNPQTFFNGDDFWQVPNAPDQPQTGVKQPPFYLNVKLPEQSGTRFQLTSGVTPANRENMAALISASYQDDGRPKIEVLELPDQSVSAGPIQVHRLMVNNASISQQLFGLNRNGQATVLYGNLISLPLKNDILYVEPVYVKSTQANAPPLLQKVLMSYGDGSDVVLENNLTDGLKALATLGKSGNNNNGTTTPPTTTQPNTPSGQLSPDLAAAAADVDKAIEALRTAQKAGDFAAQGQALKDLDEAMNRFQQAQATGAGPTVAPSAGPSAAPSASVSPTPSAGG; from the coding sequence ATGAGCCGGCGCGGTCGCGTCACCGTCGGCGTCCTGGTCGGGGTCTTCATACTCTTCACGCTGCTCGGCTGGGGCATTGACGCGTACACCGATTATCTGTGGTTCTCCGAGGTCGCCAAGACCAGCGTCTTCTCCGGAGTCCTGCTCACCAGGCTGACGCTGTTCCTGGTGATCGGTGCGGTGATGGCCCTGATCGTGGGCGGCAACCTCTACCTGGCGTACCGTTTGCGGCCGCTGCTGCGGCCGCACTCCGCGGAACAGGCGACGCTCGAGCGCTACCGGATGGTGCTGGCGCCTCGACTGGGTCTGTGGATCACCGTGCTCAGCGTGATCATCGGCTTCTTCGCGGGTCTCTCCGCGCAGGGCCGGTGGGGCGACTGGATGCTGTTCCGCAACGCGCAGCCGTTCGGCCAGAAGGACCCGCAGTTCAACGTGGACATCGGGTTCTACATCTTCGACTACCCGCTGCTGCGCTACCTGCTCGGCGTCGGCTTCACCGCGGTGGTGCTGTCGGTGCTGGGCGCGCTCGCCGTGCACTACATCTTCGGCGGCGTGCGCCTGCAGGGCGTCGGCGACCGGATGACCACCGCCGCGCGGGCCCACCTGACCTCCCTGGTCGCCGTGTTCGTGCTGCTCAAGGCGGTGGCGTACGTGCTCGACCAGCGGGCTCTGCTGCTGGAGCAGCACGTCTCGCCGGGGCTGTACGGCGCCGGCTACACCGACGTGCACGCGCTGCTGCCGGCCAAGGAGATCCTGGCGTACATCTCGATCGTGGTCGCGGTAGCGATCATCGTGTTCTCCAACGCGGTGATGCGGAACCTGGTCTGGCCGGGTGTCTCGCTCGCGCTGCTGGCCATCTCGGCCGTGGCGATCGGCGGGATCTACCCGCTCGCGGTGCAGAACTTCCAGGTCAAGCCGAGCCTCTCGGACAAGGAACGGCCGTACATCCAGCGGTCGATCGAGGCGACCCGGGCGGCGTTCGGCCTGACCGACACCGAGGTCAACGAGTACAAGCCGACGAACACCAACCCACCGGCCGACCTGCCGCAGGACTCCAGCGCGCAGAACGTCCGGCTGATCGACCCGCAGCTGGTCTCGCAGGCCTTCACCCAGTCGCAGCAGTCCCGTGGCTTCTACGACTTCGGCGAGAAACTGGACGTCGACCGCTACACGATCGACGGCAAGGCGCAGGACTACGTGGTCGGCGCCCGGGAGATCAACGACGAGAAGCTCTCCGCCCAGCAGCGGAACTGGCTCAACCGGCACACCGTCTACACCCACGGGTACGGCCTGGTCGCCGCCCCGGCCAACAAGGTGTGCGGCGGCACCGGCCTGCCGTACTTCGTCTCCGGCTTCCTCGGTGAGAGCCAGACCAACACCTGCTCCGCGCCGAGCGACGAGCTCGAGGCCGACCAGCCGCGGATCTACTTCGGCGAGCAGTCCACCGAGTACGCCATCGTCGGCCAGGCCGACAAGAACAAGAACGTGGAGTTCGACAGGCCGCAGGAGCAGAACACCGACGCGTCGGTGAACTACACCTACGACGGCACGGGCGGCGTCCCGATCGGCTCGTTCTTCCGCCGGATGGTGTTCGCGATCAAGAACACCGAGAGCAACTTCCTGCTCTCCGACGCGGTCAACGAGAAGTCCCGGCTGATGTACATCCGCACCCCGCGCGAGCGGGTGGAGAAGGTCGCGCCGTTCCTCACCATCGACGGCGACCCGTACCCGGCGGTGATCAACGGCCGGATCACCTGGATCCTCGACGGCTACACGACGGCGCAGACCTACCCGTACGCGCAGAAGATCAACCTGGCCACCGAGACCCGCGACGAACTGACCGGGACCGGCTCGTTCGCGCTGGCCCGGGACGACGTCAACTACATGCGCAACTCGGTGAAGGCGACCGTCGACGCGTACGACGGGACGGTCAAGCTCTACCAGTTCGACGACCAGGACCCGGTGCTCAAGGCGTGGAACCAGGCCTTCGGCGGCGACCTGGTGATCCCCAAGTCGGAGATCCCCGCCGAGCTGGCCGCGCACTTCCGGTACCCGGCCGACCTGTTCAAGGTGCAGCGCAACCTGCTGACCAAGTTCCACGTCACCAACCCGCAGACGTTCTTCAACGGTGACGACTTCTGGCAGGTGCCGAACGCTCCCGACCAGCCGCAGACCGGGGTCAAGCAGCCGCCGTTCTACCTGAACGTGAAGCTGCCCGAGCAGAGCGGGACCAGATTCCAGCTCACCTCCGGGGTCACTCCGGCCAACCGGGAGAACATGGCCGCGCTGATCTCCGCCTCCTACCAGGACGACGGCCGGCCGAAGATCGAGGTGCTGGAACTACCCGACCAGTCGGTGTCGGCCGGCCCGATCCAGGTCCACCGGCTCATGGTCAACAACGCGAGCATCTCGCAACAGTTGTTCGGGCTGAACCGCAACGGCCAGGCCACGGTGCTCTACGGCAACCTCATCTCACTGCCGCTCAAGAACGACATCCTGTACGTCGAGCCGGTCTACGTGAAGAGCACCCAGGCCAACGCGCCGCCGCTGCTGCAGAAGGTGCTGATGTCGTACGGTGACGGCTCCGACGTGGTGCTGGAGAACAACCTCACCGACGGTCTGAAGGCCCTCGCCACCCTCGGCAAGAGCGGCAACAACAACAACGGCACCACCACCCCGCCGACGACGACCCAGCCCAACACGCCGTCCGGGCAGCTCAGCCCGGACCTGGCCGCGGCCGCCGCCGACGTGGACAAGGCCATCGAAGCCCTCCGGACCGCGCAGAAAGCCGGCGACTTCGCGGCCCAGGGCCAGGCGCTGAAGGACCTCGACGAGGCGATGAACCGCTTCCAGCAGGCCCAGGCGACCGGAGCCGGACCGACCGTCGCACCCAGCGCGGGACCGTCCGCCGCACCGTCCGCCAGCGTGTCGCCGACCCCGAGCGCGGGCGGCTGA
- a CDS encoding MFS transporter has product MTITESLTQSASGAPEPRTAAEQRWTLRLWGVLAVLCAVLFLDGLDVSMVGVALPSIGSELGLSTTSLQWIVNGYVLGYGGLLLLGGRTADLLGRRRVFLIALGVFTVASLVGGLVDDGGLLIATRFVKGLAAAFTAPTAMSILTTTFAEGPARNRALSIFTVFGASGYSSGLILGGLLTSLGWRWTFLVPVPLALGALIAGIYLIPRDKPAAEGGHDLIGAVTLVGGMLLAVYAVVTAPQRGLGALTVTAAVLAVVLLATFVAAESRVRHPLVRLSIFRIGSIVRANASMIALMGSYVSFQFMMTLYLQDVLHWSPLSMALALLPAGLLVAFSSPFMGRLIDRHGTAPLIVAAMTSLSAGYVWFLATAGTRPDYLVTVLPTMLLLGGGFAFGFSSIMAQATDGIDDSEQGLASGLVQSSGQVGTALVLAVVTGLVASATTAASADFTPFRPGVNLVTGVAVAGLLLNVVALIAARSRGRHRVPAEIGSH; this is encoded by the coding sequence GTGACTATCACCGAATCCCTGACCCAGTCCGCGAGCGGTGCGCCGGAGCCGCGCACCGCAGCGGAGCAGCGCTGGACACTCCGGCTCTGGGGCGTGCTCGCGGTGTTGTGCGCGGTCCTCTTCCTCGACGGCCTCGACGTCTCGATGGTCGGGGTGGCGCTGCCCTCGATCGGTTCCGAGCTCGGCCTCTCCACCACCTCCCTGCAGTGGATCGTCAACGGCTACGTCCTCGGCTACGGCGGCCTGCTGCTGCTCGGCGGCCGCACCGCCGACCTGCTCGGCCGGCGCCGGGTCTTCCTGATCGCGCTCGGCGTCTTCACCGTCGCCTCGCTGGTCGGTGGCCTGGTCGACGACGGTGGCCTGCTGATCGCCACCCGCTTCGTCAAGGGCCTGGCCGCGGCGTTCACCGCGCCGACCGCGATGAGCATCCTGACCACCACGTTCGCCGAGGGCCCGGCCCGCAACCGGGCGCTGTCCATCTTCACGGTCTTCGGTGCCAGCGGATACTCCTCCGGCCTCATCCTGGGCGGCCTGCTGACCAGCCTCGGCTGGCGGTGGACGTTCCTGGTCCCGGTGCCGCTCGCGCTCGGCGCCCTGATCGCCGGGATCTACCTGATCCCGCGGGACAAGCCGGCCGCCGAGGGCGGACACGACCTGATCGGCGCGGTCACCCTGGTCGGCGGCATGCTGCTCGCGGTGTACGCGGTGGTCACCGCGCCGCAGCGGGGCCTCGGCGCGCTGACCGTCACCGCCGCCGTGCTCGCGGTGGTGCTGCTGGCCACCTTCGTGGCGGCGGAGAGCCGGGTCCGGCACCCGCTGGTGCGGCTCAGCATCTTCCGGATCGGGTCGATAGTGCGGGCCAACGCCAGCATGATCGCGCTGATGGGCTCGTACGTCAGCTTCCAGTTCATGATGACCCTCTACCTGCAGGACGTGCTGCACTGGTCGCCGCTGAGCATGGCGCTGGCCCTGCTGCCGGCCGGCCTGCTGGTCGCGTTCAGCTCGCCGTTCATGGGCCGGCTGATCGACAGGCACGGCACCGCGCCGCTGATCGTGGCCGCGATGACCTCGCTCAGCGCCGGGTACGTGTGGTTCCTGGCGACCGCCGGCACCCGCCCCGACTACCTGGTCACCGTGCTGCCGACGATGCTGCTGCTGGGCGGCGGTTTCGCGTTCGGCTTCAGCTCGATCATGGCGCAGGCCACCGACGGCATCGACGACTCCGAGCAGGGCCTGGCATCCGGCCTGGTCCAGTCGTCCGGCCAGGTCGGCACCGCGCTGGTACTGGCCGTGGTGACCGGCCTGGTGGCCTCGGCGACCACCGCGGCCTCCGCCGACTTCACCCCGTTCCGGCCCGGCGTCAACCTGGTCACCGGGGTGGCCGTCGCCGGCCTGCTGCTGAACGTCGTCGCCCTGATCGCGGCCCGCTCCCGGGGCCGCCACCGCGTCCCGGCGGAGATCGGGTCGCACTGA
- a CDS encoding MFS transporter, translated as MEKTHRWMVLAVCCASIFLVGLDTTVVNVALPSIGRDLGLGVRQLEWAVDAYTLVLAGLLISSGALADRVGRRRVFRIGLVLFAVGSAGCALAPGLDALVAARVVQGVGGSMLSPVALAIVVGAITEPRERARAIGVWAAVFGLSMAAGPVLGGAVITGAGWRPVFWANLPIIAVVLVLTAVVVPESRSPRPRRLDPLGQALLIVLVGTVVAVLIEGPRVGFGSGWALLAYAVIAAAALAFAGVERRRAEPLMDLRLFRRLPFSAAVGGAVVMFVALNVTLLLGTLYLQRVRGLSPLAAGAVTLPMALAATVCAPLSGHLVGRYGPRLPLLLAGTSTLLGGLLLTGLTDRTPLPVLLTAYLCAGIGIGFANAPITNTAVSGLPPERAGVAGGIASTARQIGAALGIALAGGLVADTAPGALAAASRPGWLLVAGCGLTVLLIARVAPVLRAGTGAPAPEPVRR; from the coding sequence ATGGAGAAAACGCATCGGTGGATGGTGCTGGCGGTCTGCTGCGCCAGCATCTTCCTGGTAGGGCTGGACACGACGGTGGTCAACGTGGCGCTGCCGTCGATCGGCCGGGACCTCGGGCTCGGCGTGCGGCAGCTGGAGTGGGCAGTCGACGCGTACACGCTGGTCCTGGCGGGGTTGCTGATCAGCTCGGGGGCGCTGGCGGACCGGGTGGGACGGCGCCGGGTCTTCCGGATCGGACTGGTCCTGTTCGCCGTGGGATCGGCGGGCTGTGCCCTGGCACCCGGGCTGGACGCGCTGGTCGCGGCGCGGGTGGTGCAGGGGGTCGGCGGGTCGATGCTGAGCCCGGTGGCGCTGGCCATCGTGGTCGGCGCGATCACCGAGCCACGGGAGCGGGCGCGGGCGATCGGCGTCTGGGCCGCGGTCTTCGGGCTCAGCATGGCCGCCGGCCCGGTGCTCGGCGGGGCGGTGATCACCGGGGCCGGGTGGCGCCCGGTGTTCTGGGCCAACCTTCCGATCATCGCGGTGGTGCTGGTGCTGACCGCGGTCGTCGTGCCCGAGTCGCGGTCACCGCGCCCGCGCCGGCTGGACCCGCTCGGCCAGGCGTTGCTGATCGTGCTGGTCGGCACGGTGGTAGCGGTGCTCATCGAAGGGCCGCGGGTGGGCTTCGGGTCCGGATGGGCACTGCTGGCGTACGCCGTGATCGCCGCCGCCGCGCTCGCCTTCGCCGGGGTGGAGCGCCGCCGGGCCGAACCGTTGATGGACCTGCGCCTGTTCCGCCGCCTCCCGTTCAGCGCGGCGGTCGGCGGTGCCGTGGTGATGTTCGTCGCACTGAACGTGACGCTCCTGCTCGGCACCCTCTACCTGCAACGGGTCCGCGGCCTGAGCCCGTTGGCGGCCGGCGCGGTCACCCTGCCGATGGCGCTCGCCGCCACCGTCTGCGCGCCGCTCTCCGGTCACCTGGTCGGCCGGTACGGTCCCCGCCTGCCGTTGCTGCTGGCCGGCACGAGCACCCTGCTCGGCGGGCTGCTGCTGACCGGGCTGACCGACCGGACCCCGCTGCCGGTGCTGCTGACCGCGTACCTGTGCGCCGGGATCGGCATCGGCTTCGCGAACGCGCCGATCACCAACACGGCGGTGAGCGGACTGCCGCCGGAACGGGCCGGGGTGGCCGGCGGGATCGCCTCGACCGCCCGGCAGATCGGCGCGGCGCTCGGCATCGCGCTCGCCGGTGGCCTGGTCGCGGACACCGCACCGGGCGCCCTGGCCGCCGCGAGCCGGCCGGGCTGGCTCCTGGTCGCCGGGTGCGGGCTGACCGTGCTGCTGATCGCCCGGGTGGCCCCGGTGCTCCGGGCGGGGACCGGCGCGCCGGCGCCGGAGCCGGTCAGGCGTTAG
- a CDS encoding helix-turn-helix domain-containing protein, whose product MTRPTGDDTMPHPHPLDELPALISVPHAAKLLGLARASAYRYAAAGELPVHRMGGRVYVITAKIRPLIDGSEELAA is encoded by the coding sequence GTGACACGGCCGACGGGGGACGACACCATGCCGCATCCGCACCCGCTTGACGAGCTGCCGGCGCTGATCTCCGTGCCGCACGCCGCGAAGCTGCTCGGCCTCGCGCGGGCCTCCGCGTACCGCTACGCCGCAGCCGGCGAACTGCCGGTCCACCGGATGGGCGGACGCGTGTACGTGATCACCGCCAAGATCCGCCCCCTCATCGACGGCAGCGAGGAGCTGGCCGCCTGA
- a CDS encoding zinc-dependent metalloprotease: MPDIPFGFSLPGAQPPDPSDPQQMQQFMAQLQQMFAAPGSGPVNWDLARQVAASQLSASGDPAVNMHERHHVEESLRLADLWLDPVCALPTGIHKAVAWNRNEWIYNTLDVWKKLCEPIAGRMVGAMGDLVPEEARAQLGPMQSMVATLGGALFGGQLGQAFGQLAAEVLSAGDIGLPLGPAGTAALIPANIKAYGEGLELPEDQVRLYVALREAAHQRLFGHVPWLRAHVLNAVETYATGITVNREAIEEAMSRVDPTDPESMQAMALEGIFTPEDTPQQKASLARLETALALVEGWVGHVVDDAAGDRLPSVAALGEAFRRRRAAGGPAEQTFAALVGLELRPRRLREAGALWSAVTEHRGIQGRDSLWDHPDLLPTDEDFAHPEVFARSQSDWDISELEGLESNPEPGSEEPGEPER; this comes from the coding sequence GTGCCTGATATCCCGTTCGGCTTCTCCCTGCCGGGCGCACAACCGCCCGACCCATCCGACCCGCAGCAGATGCAGCAGTTCATGGCGCAGCTGCAGCAGATGTTCGCTGCCCCCGGCAGTGGCCCGGTGAACTGGGACCTGGCCCGGCAGGTCGCCGCCAGCCAGCTCTCGGCCAGTGGCGACCCCGCGGTGAACATGCACGAGCGCCACCACGTCGAGGAGTCGCTGCGACTCGCCGACCTGTGGCTGGACCCGGTCTGCGCGCTGCCCACCGGTATCCACAAAGCCGTCGCGTGGAACCGCAACGAGTGGATCTACAACACCCTGGACGTGTGGAAGAAACTGTGCGAGCCGATCGCCGGCCGCATGGTGGGCGCCATGGGCGACCTGGTGCCCGAGGAGGCTCGGGCCCAGCTCGGCCCGATGCAGTCGATGGTCGCCACGCTCGGCGGGGCGCTCTTCGGCGGCCAGCTCGGGCAGGCGTTCGGCCAGCTCGCGGCCGAGGTCCTGTCGGCCGGTGACATCGGGCTGCCGCTCGGCCCGGCCGGCACCGCGGCGCTCATTCCGGCCAACATCAAGGCGTACGGCGAGGGGCTCGAGCTCCCCGAGGACCAGGTCCGGCTCTACGTCGCCCTGCGCGAGGCGGCCCACCAGCGGCTCTTCGGGCACGTCCCGTGGCTGCGCGCCCACGTGCTGAACGCCGTCGAGACCTACGCCACCGGCATCACCGTGAACCGGGAGGCGATCGAGGAGGCGATGAGCCGCGTCGACCCGACCGATCCGGAGTCGATGCAGGCCATGGCCCTGGAGGGGATCTTCACTCCGGAGGACACCCCGCAGCAGAAGGCCAGTCTGGCCCGCCTGGAGACCGCGCTCGCGCTGGTCGAGGGCTGGGTCGGCCACGTGGTCGACGACGCGGCCGGCGACCGGCTGCCGTCGGTGGCCGCGCTCGGCGAGGCGTTCCGCCGCCGCCGGGCCGCCGGTGGCCCGGCCGAGCAGACGTTCGCCGCTCTGGTCGGCCTGGAGCTGCGGCCCCGCCGCCTGCGTGAGGCGGGCGCCCTGTGGTCGGCGGTCACCGAGCACCGCGGCATCCAGGGCCGCGACTCGCTCTGGGACCACCCCGACCTGCTCCCCACCGACGAGGACTTCGCGCACCCGGAGGTCTTCGCCCGCAGCCAGTCCGACTGGGACATCAGCGAGCTGGAGGGCCTGGAGAGCAACCCCGAGCCGGGCTCCGAGGAGCCGGGCGAGCCGGAGAGATGA
- a CDS encoding tyrosine-type recombinase/integrase, producing MPSKTTKASGAEQGGQPKIPGISVYQRRGRWTFMVYLDKDPLTGKRPSIQGPVFDTDAEAFQAAVLAKAKAEENGGKKLVLPTDTVEQVVSKWLVAVKDSVKPSQYANWETNARAYVYPLIGHLPFRKADVTVLNAFYARLSNNGRIKPDNNLKMYQYWSKHRDQRDGQGPTSREIAEACGVTIHAAKAAVTRYRRGRVAEAKPTGLARKSIKNIHGMLCLVWVDVIGQGFKVDNATTNARIPKQPGRRRSRTREATWTVEHLARWLAFALRDRFYGLWVLEATTGMRRSELAGADEVRLDREKKILHVHETRVVVNGRAEDSDGKTDAGWRAISLDDFTFEVICRYIDMLHEEAKKYGKGYENPGKLAVWPDGKLVHPDTLTRRFNKLVDLAGVPKIRLHDVRHAYVTLARILGVNRKILADRVGHANETVTDTVYTHVSVGHDRELADKIGGAILEALKEAAGSELKVELEAGRVYELEAGAAPVDQRGELFAA from the coding sequence ATGCCGAGCAAGACCACGAAGGCCAGCGGCGCGGAGCAAGGCGGTCAGCCGAAGATTCCCGGGATCTCGGTCTACCAGCGGCGCGGACGGTGGACCTTCATGGTCTACCTCGACAAGGACCCGCTCACCGGCAAGCGCCCCTCGATTCAAGGACCGGTCTTCGACACCGACGCCGAGGCGTTCCAAGCGGCCGTCCTCGCCAAGGCGAAGGCCGAGGAGAACGGCGGCAAGAAACTGGTCCTGCCGACCGACACGGTCGAACAGGTCGTCTCCAAGTGGCTGGTGGCCGTCAAGGACTCCGTCAAGCCGAGCCAGTACGCGAACTGGGAGACCAACGCCCGCGCCTACGTGTACCCGCTCATCGGGCATCTCCCGTTCCGCAAGGCCGACGTGACGGTCCTGAACGCGTTCTACGCACGGCTGTCCAACAACGGGCGGATCAAGCCCGACAACAACCTGAAGATGTACCAGTACTGGTCGAAGCACCGCGACCAGCGCGACGGCCAAGGCCCCACGTCCCGCGAGATCGCCGAAGCGTGCGGGGTCACCATCCACGCCGCGAAGGCCGCCGTCACCCGCTACCGGCGCGGCCGGGTGGCCGAGGCGAAACCGACCGGCCTCGCCCGCAAGTCGATCAAGAACATCCACGGGATGCTCTGCCTGGTCTGGGTCGACGTCATCGGCCAAGGGTTCAAGGTCGACAACGCCACCACCAACGCGCGGATCCCGAAGCAGCCAGGCCGGCGGCGATCGAGGACGCGTGAGGCGACCTGGACCGTCGAGCACCTGGCCCGGTGGCTGGCCTTCGCGCTGCGGGATCGGTTCTACGGGCTGTGGGTGCTCGAAGCCACCACCGGGATGCGCCGCTCCGAGCTGGCCGGCGCGGATGAGGTCCGCCTCGACCGCGAGAAGAAGATCCTGCACGTCCACGAGACCCGCGTGGTGGTCAACGGGCGGGCGGAGGACTCCGACGGCAAGACCGATGCCGGGTGGCGGGCGATCAGCTTGGACGACTTCACGTTCGAGGTGATCTGCCGCTACATCGACATGCTCCACGAGGAGGCGAAGAAGTACGGCAAGGGCTACGAGAACCCCGGCAAGCTGGCCGTCTGGCCGGACGGCAAGCTCGTCCACCCGGACACCCTCACGCGTCGCTTCAACAAGCTGGTCGACCTCGCCGGAGTCCCCAAGATCCGGCTGCATGACGTGCGTCACGCGTACGTGACCCTCGCTCGGATCCTCGGAGTCAACCGAAAGATCCTCGCGGACCGCGTCGGGCACGCCAACGAAACGGTCACCGACACCGTTTACACCCACGTCAGCGTCGGACATGACCGCGAGCTGGCGGACAAGATCGGCGGGGCAATCCTGGAAGCCCTGAAGGAAGCGGCCGGATCTGAGTTGAAGGTGGAGCTGGAAGCCGGCCGCGTGTACGAGTTGGAGGCCGGCGCCGCCCCGGTCGATCAGCGCGGAGAACTTTTCGCGGCCTGA
- a CDS encoding helix-turn-helix domain-containing protein: MDHELAALLDGIGPHLRRIRQDRGLTLADLATATGLSVSTLSRLESGHRRPTLDLLLPLARTHRMALDHLIGAPPTGDPRAHLTPHRTDPRTGNPSVVVPLTTYPGRLQVFKQILGPTATPPELVTHPGHAWFHVLSGTVRLLLGPRTLLLHPGDTADFNTEEPHWFGPADTHPAEILHLYGPHGDRPTPPQNQS; encoded by the coding sequence GTGGACCACGAACTCGCCGCGCTGCTCGATGGCATCGGCCCCCACCTGCGCCGGATCCGTCAGGACCGCGGCCTGACCCTCGCCGACCTGGCCACCGCCACCGGCCTCTCGGTCAGCACCCTCTCCCGCCTGGAGTCCGGCCACCGCCGCCCCACCCTGGACCTGCTGCTCCCGCTGGCCAGGACGCACCGGATGGCGCTGGACCACCTGATCGGCGCCCCGCCCACGGGCGACCCGAGAGCGCACCTCACGCCGCACCGCACCGACCCCCGGACCGGCAACCCCAGCGTGGTGGTCCCGCTCACCACCTACCCCGGCCGCCTGCAGGTCTTCAAACAGATCCTCGGCCCCACCGCGACCCCGCCCGAGCTGGTCACCCACCCCGGCCACGCCTGGTTCCACGTCCTCTCCGGCACCGTCCGGCTGCTGCTGGGCCCCCGCACCCTGCTCCTGCACCCCGGCGACACCGCCGACTTCAACACCGAGGAGCCCCACTGGTTCGGCCCCGCCGACACCCACCCCGCCGAGATCCTCCACCTCTACGGCCCCCACGGCGACCGCCCCACCCCACCCCAGAACCAGAGCTGA